In Vibrio diazotrophicus, the following proteins share a genomic window:
- the yvcK gene encoding uridine diphosphate-N-acetylglucosamine-binding protein YvcK has protein sequence MNLYKDKKVVAIGGGHGLGRILAALKHFGSNATGIVTTTDNGGSTGRIRHCQGGIAWGDTRNCINQLITDPSISSMMFEYRFKGSGELDGHNLGNLMLTALDNLSVRPLDAINLIRTMLKVDVNIIPMSEHPSDLTALATNGKWVTGETNVDEMEDDLLRLDLEPKVAATFEGVEAIAAADAIILGPGSFLTSIMPPLLLPKIGQAIFDNQKAKVIFIENLSPEYGPAGRMSLKQKLEWCERACKNRKIDVVIGPKEHPDLKDNWNCVTRDLASPNRDWRHDRDKLRLAIEEQLND, from the coding sequence ATGAACTTATATAAAGATAAAAAAGTGGTCGCTATTGGCGGCGGCCACGGTTTAGGACGAATTTTGGCAGCGTTAAAGCATTTCGGTTCTAACGCAACAGGTATTGTTACCACTACGGACAACGGCGGTTCGACCGGGCGAATTCGCCACTGCCAAGGCGGAATTGCTTGGGGTGATACGCGTAACTGTATTAACCAGTTGATTACCGACCCTTCCATCAGCTCGATGATGTTTGAATACCGCTTTAAAGGCAGCGGCGAGCTTGATGGTCACAACCTCGGTAACCTGATGCTAACGGCACTGGATAACCTCTCGGTTCGTCCATTGGACGCAATCAATCTTATCCGCACCATGCTGAAAGTTGATGTAAACATTATTCCTATGTCAGAACATCCATCCGATCTCACCGCATTAGCAACAAACGGCAAATGGGTAACAGGCGAAACCAACGTTGATGAGATGGAAGACGATTTGTTGCGACTCGACCTTGAGCCAAAGGTTGCGGCAACGTTCGAGGGAGTCGAGGCGATTGCGGCAGCCGATGCAATTATTCTTGGTCCCGGCAGTTTTCTTACCAGCATAATGCCGCCGCTACTTCTGCCTAAAATCGGTCAGGCTATTTTTGACAACCAAAAGGCCAAGGTGATTTTTATTGAGAACTTATCACCTGAATACGGCCCTGCGGGTCGTATGAGCCTGAAACAGAAGCTCGAATGGTGCGAACGCGCTTGTAAAAATCGTAAGATTGATGTGGTGATCGGCCCGAAAGAACACCCTGATTTAAAAGACAATTGGAACTGCGTGACTCGCGATTTGGCATCACCAAACCGCGATTGGCGTCATGATCGAGACAAGCTGCGCCTTGCAATTGAAGAGCAGTTGAACGATTAA
- the luxO gene encoding quorum-sensing sigma-54 dependent transcriptional regulator LuxO, with protein MQHNYTPQKAKYLLMVEDTVSVAALYRSYLTPLEIDINIVGTGREAIESIAAREPDLILLDLRLPDMTGMDVLHAVKQKSPDVPVIFMTAHGSIDTAVEAMRHGAQDFLIKPCEADRLRVTVNNAIRKASKLKNDADGLNNQNYQGFIGSSQTMQAVYRTIDSAATSKASIFITGESGTGKEVCAEAIHAASKRGDKPFIAINCAAIPKDLIESELFGHVKGAFTGAAADRQGAAELADGGTLFLDELCEMDLELQTKLLRFIQTGTFQKVGSSKMKSVDVRFVCATNRDPWKEVQEGRFREDLYYRLYVIPLHLPPLRERSDDVIEIAYSLLGYMSKEEGKGFVRLSPEVVERFKRYEWPGNVRQLQNVLRNVVVLNEGKEITQEMLPPPLNLPQERVEPVDMPMSGPITVHEIFPLWMTEKQAIEKAIEACDGNIPKAAGYLDVSPSTLYRKLQTWNEKEKESR; from the coding sequence ATGCAACATAATTACACACCACAAAAAGCAAAATACTTATTGATGGTGGAAGATACTGTGTCCGTGGCGGCACTGTATCGTTCATATCTCACTCCACTTGAAATAGATATCAACATAGTAGGGACGGGGCGCGAAGCAATAGAAAGCATCGCCGCACGCGAACCTGATTTAATTCTTCTCGACCTTCGATTACCAGATATGACAGGGATGGACGTTTTGCATGCCGTAAAACAGAAATCACCTGATGTCCCAGTTATTTTCATGACTGCGCATGGTTCGATTGATACTGCGGTTGAAGCCATGCGCCACGGGGCTCAGGACTTCTTGATTAAGCCTTGTGAAGCGGATCGACTGCGTGTCACCGTTAACAACGCTATTCGCAAAGCCAGTAAGCTAAAAAATGACGCTGATGGTCTGAATAATCAGAATTATCAGGGCTTTATAGGAAGTAGTCAGACGATGCAGGCGGTTTATCGCACCATAGACTCGGCCGCGACCAGTAAAGCGAGCATTTTTATTACCGGAGAAAGTGGTACTGGTAAGGAAGTGTGTGCAGAGGCGATTCATGCGGCGAGTAAACGCGGTGACAAACCGTTTATCGCTATTAACTGTGCTGCGATTCCTAAAGATTTGATTGAAAGTGAGTTGTTTGGTCACGTGAAAGGTGCCTTTACAGGTGCAGCGGCTGACCGACAAGGCGCAGCCGAATTAGCAGACGGTGGCACACTTTTTCTCGATGAGTTGTGCGAGATGGATCTAGAATTGCAAACAAAACTGCTGCGCTTTATTCAGACGGGCACATTTCAAAAAGTCGGCTCTTCTAAGATGAAAAGCGTGGATGTACGATTCGTTTGTGCAACCAACCGTGATCCATGGAAAGAAGTGCAGGAAGGGCGTTTTAGGGAAGACTTATATTACCGTCTCTATGTTATACCATTGCATCTGCCGCCTTTGCGTGAACGCAGCGATGACGTCATCGAAATCGCTTATTCGCTGTTGGGTTATATGTCTAAAGAAGAAGGCAAAGGTTTTGTTCGCTTGTCTCCTGAAGTGGTAGAGCGCTTTAAGCGCTATGAGTGGCCGGGTAACGTTCGTCAGTTACAGAACGTATTGCGTAATGTAGTGGTTCTTAATGAGGGTAAAGAGATCACTCAAGAGATGTTGCCTCCACCGTTGAACTTACCTCAGGAACGTGTTGAACCCGTTGACATGCCGATGAGCGGCCCTATCACTGTGCATGAAATATTTCCTCTTTGGATGACAGAAAAACAGGCGATCGAAAAAGCGATAGAAGCTTGCGATGGCAACATTCCAAAAGCGGCGGGCTATTTGGATGTCAGCCCTTCAACGCTCTACAGAAAACTACAAACGTGGAATGAGAAAGAGAAGGAAAGTCGATAA
- the moaB gene encoding molybdenum cofactor biosynthesis protein B — protein MGHAESKFQPANIAVLTVSDTRTEENDTSGRYLAEQLQEAGHHLADKQIVIDDMYKIRAVVSQWIADEKVQAVLITGGTGFTSRDSTPEALKPLFDKEVEGFGELFRMVSYEEIGTSTIQSRAVAGFANHTVIFAMPGSTGACRTGWTKIIKQQLDASHRPCNFMPHL, from the coding sequence ATGGGTCACGCAGAAAGCAAATTTCAACCAGCGAACATCGCAGTGTTAACCGTTTCAGATACACGTACAGAAGAAAATGATACCTCAGGTCGCTACCTTGCTGAGCAACTTCAGGAAGCAGGGCATCACTTAGCAGACAAGCAAATCGTTATTGACGATATGTACAAAATACGTGCGGTGGTTTCACAGTGGATTGCGGATGAAAAGGTTCAGGCAGTATTAATCACAGGTGGTACCGGTTTTACTTCGCGCGATAGCACCCCTGAAGCGTTAAAGCCTCTGTTTGATAAAGAAGTTGAAGGTTTCGGAGAGTTGTTCCGCATGGTTTCTTATGAAGAAATTGGCACTTCTACTATTCAGTCTCGCGCGGTGGCTGGTTTCGCAAACCATACGGTTATTTTTGCGATGCCTGGCTCAACAGGAGCTTGCCGCACTGGCTGGACGAAGATCATCAAACAGCAGTTAGATGCCAGCCATCGTCCATGTAACTTTATGCCGCATTTATAA
- the uvrB gene encoding excinuclease ABC subunit UvrB: MSKAFELVSHYRPSGDQPKAIEQLLEGIEAGLAHQTLLGVTGSGKTFTLANVIARSQRPTILLAPNKTLAAQLYGEMKAFFPNNAVEYFVSYYDYYQPEAYVPTTDTFIEKDSSVNAHIEQMRLSATKALLERKDAIIVASVSAIYGLGDPDSYLKMMLHLRRGDVINQRDMLRRLAELQYSRNDVAFERGQFRVRGEVIDIFPAESDQDAVRVEMFDEEVECISLFDPLTGAIKQRDLPRFTVYPKTHYVTPRERILEAIESIKVELESRRKYLLENNKLLEEQRITQRTQFDIEMMNELGFCSGIENYSRFLSGRNEGEPPPTLFDYLPHDGLLVIDESHVTVPQIGAMFKGDRSRKETLVEFGFRLPSALDNRPLKFEEFEALAPQTIFVSATPGNYELEKSAGEVADQVVRPTGLLDPELEVRPVATQVDDLLSEIRIRSAKDERVLVTTLTKRMAEDLTEYLHEHGVKVRYLHSDIDTVERVEIIRDLRLGEFDVLVGINLLREGLDMPEVSLVAILDADKEGFLRSERSLIQTIGRAARNLEGRAILYADSITKSMKKAMDETNRRREKQHAYNEAMGLKPQALKRNIKDIMEIGDIAKSRKQKSSKVVALSKVAEDAANYGSLTPQQLDKEISKLEGQMYKYAQNLEFEMAAKTRDQIEELRKQFIANS, encoded by the coding sequence ATGAGTAAGGCGTTTGAATTGGTATCACACTATCGCCCATCCGGCGATCAGCCTAAAGCCATAGAGCAGCTTTTAGAAGGAATTGAAGCTGGACTTGCACATCAAACCCTGTTGGGTGTTACGGGTTCTGGTAAAACGTTTACCCTAGCGAATGTCATTGCTCGTTCACAACGACCGACGATTTTGCTTGCGCCGAATAAGACGCTTGCAGCTCAGCTTTATGGCGAGATGAAAGCTTTTTTCCCTAATAATGCCGTCGAATACTTTGTTTCCTACTACGACTATTACCAGCCTGAAGCTTACGTGCCGACGACGGATACTTTCATAGAGAAAGATTCATCTGTTAACGCTCATATTGAGCAAATGCGTCTTTCTGCAACCAAAGCGTTGCTGGAGCGCAAAGATGCCATCATCGTGGCTTCTGTTTCCGCGATTTACGGTCTGGGTGACCCTGATTCCTACTTGAAGATGATGCTTCATTTACGCCGAGGAGATGTGATCAATCAGCGTGATATGCTGCGTCGCTTGGCGGAGCTTCAGTATTCCCGCAATGATGTAGCGTTTGAGCGCGGTCAGTTCCGTGTGCGCGGTGAAGTGATTGATATTTTCCCTGCTGAATCTGACCAAGATGCGGTGCGCGTGGAAATGTTCGATGAAGAAGTCGAATGCATCAGCTTATTTGATCCGCTCACTGGTGCGATAAAACAGCGAGACTTACCGCGTTTTACGGTCTACCCGAAAACTCACTATGTCACACCGCGCGAACGCATTCTCGAAGCGATTGAGAGTATTAAAGTTGAACTCGAGTCGCGCCGTAAGTATCTGCTTGAAAATAATAAACTGCTGGAAGAGCAGCGTATTACTCAGCGGACACAATTTGATATTGAAATGATGAACGAGCTAGGTTTCTGCTCGGGTATCGAAAACTACTCTCGATTCTTGAGTGGACGCAACGAGGGTGAGCCGCCACCGACACTTTTTGATTACTTGCCACATGATGGTTTATTAGTGATTGATGAATCCCACGTTACTGTTCCGCAGATTGGCGCAATGTTTAAAGGTGACCGTTCGCGTAAAGAGACGCTGGTGGAATTTGGTTTCCGTTTACCTTCTGCTCTGGATAACCGACCGCTTAAATTTGAAGAATTCGAAGCACTGGCACCGCAGACGATTTTTGTTTCTGCGACGCCGGGTAATTATGAGTTAGAGAAATCGGCGGGTGAAGTGGCTGACCAAGTGGTTCGTCCTACAGGGTTATTGGATCCTGAGCTCGAAGTTCGTCCTGTTGCTACTCAGGTTGATGATCTGTTGTCCGAAATTCGTATCCGCTCTGCAAAAGATGAACGAGTACTTGTCACTACGTTGACTAAGCGTATGGCGGAAGACCTGACCGAATATCTCCATGAACATGGTGTTAAGGTGCGATATCTTCATTCGGATATCGATACAGTGGAAAGGGTCGAGATCATTCGAGATTTGCGTTTAGGCGAATTTGACGTATTGGTGGGGATTAACTTGTTGCGAGAAGGTTTGGACATGCCAGAAGTGTCTTTGGTTGCGATTTTGGATGCGGACAAAGAAGGCTTCTTACGTTCAGAACGTTCTCTGATTCAGACCATTGGTCGTGCTGCTCGTAACCTTGAAGGTCGAGCCATTCTTTATGCTGACAGCATTACGAAGTCGATGAAGAAAGCCATGGATGAAACCAACCGTCGTCGCGAAAAACAGCATGCTTATAACGAGGCCATGGGGCTTAAACCTCAGGCGCTAAAACGTAATATCAAAGACATTATGGAAATCGGCGATATTGCTAAATCTCGCAAACAGAAATCAAGTAAAGTGGTTGCACTGTCTAAAGTCGCAGAGGATGCTGCTAACTATGGGTCTTTAACTCCACAGCAATTGGATAAAGAGATCAGTAAGTTAGAAGGTCAAATGTACAAGTATGCACAAAACCTTGAGTTCGAGATGGCGGCGAAAACACGCGATCAGATTGAAGAGTTAAGAAAGCAATTTATTGCTAACTCTTAG
- the moaA gene encoding GTP 3',8-cyclase MoaA, giving the protein MAQQFEDKFQRKFYYLRLSVTDVCNFKCTYCLPDGYKPSGSKNSSFLTLPEIRRVVNAFADCGTSKIRITGGEPTLRKDFTDIIRLVSDNSNIKKIATTTNGYRMEKGVADWKDAGLTHINVSVDSLDPRMFHQITGENRFHQVMAGIDRAFEVGYKQVKVNVVLMKDRNHNELPLFLEWIKHRPIQLRFIELMQTGEMDDLFAKHHVSGVTIRNQLIANGWILKARENNDGPAQVFVHADYQGEIGLIMPYEKNFCESCNRLRVSALGKLHLCLFGEKGLELRDLLQEDAQEAELIERIQMQLQNKSVSHFLQEGNTGMTPHLASIGG; this is encoded by the coding sequence GTGGCGCAACAATTCGAAGATAAATTCCAGCGTAAATTTTATTATTTACGTCTGTCAGTTACCGATGTTTGTAACTTCAAATGTACTTATTGCCTGCCTGATGGTTATAAACCTTCGGGGAGCAAAAACTCGTCTTTTTTAACCCTTCCAGAAATCCGTCGCGTGGTGAATGCTTTCGCTGATTGTGGTACTTCCAAAATACGTATTACTGGTGGTGAGCCTACATTACGTAAAGACTTTACCGATATCATCCGCTTGGTTTCCGATAACTCAAATATTAAGAAAATAGCCACCACTACCAATGGTTATCGGATGGAAAAGGGGGTTGCAGATTGGAAAGACGCAGGCCTCACGCATATCAATGTTAGCGTCGATAGTTTAGACCCGAGAATGTTTCATCAAATCACGGGTGAAAACCGCTTTCATCAAGTTATGGCTGGCATCGACCGCGCGTTCGAAGTCGGTTATAAACAAGTCAAAGTGAATGTGGTGTTGATGAAAGATCGCAATCACAACGAACTTCCTCTGTTTCTTGAATGGATCAAACACCGTCCAATCCAACTGCGTTTTATCGAACTGATGCAAACCGGTGAAATGGACGATTTATTCGCTAAACATCATGTCTCTGGAGTCACAATCCGTAATCAGCTTATTGCCAACGGATGGATTCTAAAAGCAAGAGAAAACAATGATGGCCCAGCTCAGGTCTTTGTGCATGCGGATTATCAGGGCGAAATCGGTCTTATCATGCCTTACGAAAAAAACTTCTGTGAGAGTTGCAATCGACTCAGAGTGTCTGCGCTCGGTAAACTGCATCTTTGTCTTTTTGGCGAAAAAGGTCTAGAGCTCAGAGATTTGCTTCAGGAAGATGCACAGGAAGCGGAGTTGATCGAACGTATTCAAATGCAACTGCAGAACAAATCCGTCAGCCATTTTCTTCAGGAAGGAAATACAGGCATGACTCCGCATTTAGCGTCTATTGGTGGTTAA
- the luxU gene encoding quorum-sensing phosphorelay protein LuxU, producing MDVLNQSKIEKLAREIGEENVPMLLEIFLGELVAYQQSLTSDEVIDKTQYLKDISHALKSSAASFGADRLCAKAVDLDAKAKLGEQFDEAVETANMVDILNQTHGYYQQLIVTSSCD from the coding sequence ATGGACGTGTTAAACCAAAGCAAGATAGAGAAATTAGCAAGAGAAATTGGTGAAGAGAACGTACCAATGCTCCTTGAAATTTTTCTTGGTGAGCTAGTAGCCTATCAGCAAAGTTTAACCAGCGATGAGGTAATTGATAAAACTCAATACCTTAAAGATATCAGTCATGCATTAAAGAGCAGTGCGGCGAGTTTTGGTGCAGATAGACTCTGCGCAAAAGCAGTCGACCTTGACGCTAAGGCAAAATTAGGTGAGCAATTTGATGAAGCGGTAGAAACCGCGAACATGGTAGATATTCTTAACCAGACTCACGGCTACTATCAGCAGTTAATTGTCACAAGCAGCTGTGATTAA